The nucleotide sequence CACGCGCCCGCTCCAGCGCCTGCTTGGTGACGGCGAGGCAGGCGAGTACGTCGTTGCCGTCCACCCGGATGCCGGGGAAGCCGAAGCCGCGGGCGCGCTGGTACAGCGGCACCCGGGTCTGCCGTTCGTTGCCCTCGGAGATCGCCCACTGGTTGTTCTGGCAGAAGAAGACCACCGGGGCGTTGTAGACCGCGGCGAAGTTGAACGCCTCGCTCACATCGCCCTGGCTGGTCGCGCCGTCGCCGAAGCAGGTCAGGACGGCGCCCTCGGCACCGTCCTTGGCGGTGCCCATCGCGTAGCCGGTCGCGTGCAGCGTCTGCGAGCCGATGACCAGCGTGTAGAGGTGGAAGTTCTTCTCGGCCGGGTCCCAGCCGCCGTTGCTGACGCCGCGGAACATCCGCAGGAGGTGCAGCGGGTCGACGTCGCGGCACAGGGCGATCGCGTGGTCGCGGTAGCTGGGGAAGACGTAGTCGTCGTCCCGCAGGGCCCGGCCGGCGCCGATCTGCGCGGCCTCCTGGCCGAGCAGCGACGGCCACAGGCCCAGCTCCCCCTGCCGCTGCAGGGTCACACCTTCGCCGTCCATCCGGCGGCTCCACGCCATGTCGCGGTAGAGCTCACGCAGCCCGTCCGCCGAGACCTCGGCGTGGTACTCCGGATGTGAGACCAACTCCCCTTCCGGGGTGAGCAGTTGAACGGTATCGGCATCCGGTGTCATCGCGGGTCCTCGCCGGCTGCAGCGGTCCGGGAGCGGGGTGCGACCGCCAGGGACGTCGTACGTTCATCGGGCGTTGTCACGCGAGCCTCCTAGCAGGCCGTGGGGGG is from Streptomyces sp. NBC_01267 and encodes:
- the pdhA gene encoding pyruvate dehydrogenase (acetyl-transferring) E1 component subunit alpha — translated: MTPDADTVQLLTPEGELVSHPEYHAEVSADGLRELYRDMAWSRRMDGEGVTLQRQGELGLWPSLLGQEAAQIGAGRALRDDDYVFPSYRDHAIALCRDVDPLHLLRMFRGVSNGGWDPAEKNFHLYTLVIGSQTLHATGYAMGTAKDGAEGAVLTCFGDGATSQGDVSEAFNFAAVYNAPVVFFCQNNQWAISEGNERQTRVPLYQRARGFGFPGIRVDGNDVLACLAVTKQALERARAGEGPTLIEAFTYRMGAHTTSDDPIRYRDSEELEHWRAKDPLARVRALLESRGWADEAFFADVDTRCEERASRLRTDLRETAEPPPGNIFAHVYADGHALVDEERADFAAYQASFTDREAK